The nucleotide sequence TTACATGTTTttgtactccggtttcccccacaacataagaccacactctcgcgtaacatcgtgccaacgagagttattaatataatatatatatcatatatatataatgttgtaataacttgtttcacaatcgttgtaaaataagtttaaattaaattaaaagaaaacctAAACAAAGGACGTTCTTTTGTTGAAGTTGTCCGTTATGCCATTATTCCAAATGTGTCAGGACACCGTGaaatgcattcggaactcctcggccattttcaatcgTAAACAGCCTCGGATATATATtgatggtttacaatgtcagaaatatttacatttaactacgctgtaagtagatcgcgtagtaatttcaataaagcagttaaacttaatgacttaactcttgtgaatcttaattatttatgaaataatttgcttcattggcaatcaatttaaacttagatatacaacatacatgttgAAACACTAGAATTGATTGATGATATTATGCACAAATTTACGAATTCCTTCACTGATGCACCGGCATACATAAGAGGTTGGAAAATGGacagaggagttccgaatgcgtgGAATGATTCTGCATCCGAACAACGTTTTCGAGTACAGGTCACGATGTGGCCATTTAACAATCGGGAcctaaattaaacatatattcgATCGCAATTACCGACGAGTTCGTTAGCACCAAGTCatacatacacaacaaaacATAACGCAGTGAGTATTCGACGATGCAGTCCCTCACGTAACTTACGTTAGTCTacctttttgttttgtatccattgcaagcggggaaccaaacGCAAACATATTTACTAAACGTAAGGCAATGCTGCACAATTTGGACCGGGAGCAAAAACGCCGAATGAGCGCAACCAAATTCCACGCAGGGTTACTTCCCTTACATAACAGTAAAACAgatgtttaaagtgacactcttattcaaaatcaatacatacccATGCAtgacaaaaatcaattttaactgataaacctttatttacttactaaataatgcatttatggagagtattaaatactgataacaagattgtaaccgtgtatttaatagcagaaagcgcaaaaatattaaatgattggtgaatgcttaaagatttagggtgatctactatcgtttcaTTACATAGAagtaccatgttttctgcacctttccttcactttaaactcggtatccttcattagaatcattgattttgatatttagtcatcctttttggtatagtaaaacaattttaataagtGGTAactcttatttgggagtaagagcgtaactttaaaatatcatatccTTAAAGATTGTAAATgatctttaatttaatttttattgggaaaacaatttaaaaaatgaagcatgtaagaaataaatatgGGACAATGATTACGACCCCCTCCCCCTCCCGATTATGACAGCACAGTTTAtcgtaatatttaaaaaatgttctgcaaatttaacctttttattttgttgggTACCTAAATCAactgctgattttttttctgcgtattatattgtttttttcttattgagtattatattttaaacacaattaattaaatttgaaccTTCTCTTGCACCATTTCAAAATCAAGTAAGCAAGTCCttcattataatttaaggttagTACAAACCAGAGTGGCAATTTTTTTCCAAGATGCGTTTCGGTCCGTGGCATTGAATCAACGgctaaattatatacaaatacatgcaaTGTGCAAACACGTAATTTTATGGAACGCGGCCATATGGTATAGAATGAAGCTAAAACAAAAACTGGCAGCAACACAAAGTTCTCAATTGTATTTCTATCGCATGGTTATTATCATCAGCAttattgttaattgtttaaCAGTGCACTTACTATTATagtataatgttattaattatgtgatttcatattggcctagtaaTTTGTCCGAGGCTAGCTGACCGTGGACAAATAACTGGGTCAATATgaaattacataattaataagtattttattaattaactttatccattttggttaaaaaacatTCTAATcacttacctttagttcacattgaagaCGTATTTTAATACcctttattcattcatggtgtcagtctgcttttctagacttgactttgctgattttgacatgcatccttaaagtgacattgcacatacttatgaataaagcattgtacattgtaaggaagcatgtcttttcgtcttaattttgtaaatcgtatgccaaaacgtcaaatgtttcaccttcgttgtccattttgtcggtgtacaaaatcataatagtcataaaatccaccaacgggttaaatacaactgttatatcaaaccgtacatAGTGGttcaaatattccaaaaagagttatacgaagcacaataatttcaaaacagttggaaaacggaaaacaaaataactaactttaaaaataatttccagcatatttctcatattaggcgagttttgacAGACAATAAATggtccatttctcaaatcctatattaggcgagttttgtagccaatcaaaacggaggaaactcatattaggcgagtttggttgatattggccgagtttgatcgatattgagcgagttctggcatatattgtcttcaattgtctggtattggtacaacaattgtctctgtatctcgtcaaatacgtaatagttgattaataatcagcggtattgtttaaataatatgacattttttaaaaggtGTCTAAcatgacaatctgtgagagtgcagctacaAACTCATAAAATATAGTAATCGACCAAatgttcaaatgaataaaaacaagcGATATTTGAATAATTCTCAATCCCATTTGGTCCACATATAAGTGTATATCGTAAGTATGTTCATGGCTAGCCAAAAAAACATGCCTTTTTATAATTCCGTTTTACCATTATTACAGaatcaaataaacacatattcaattggCCGAGTTTCTAgaactttattaaaattaacaacgtgATAACGACATCTGTGTTCATTCATTTATAAGCCTGAAATAGttgatgatgtgctcatattaaaaataataaaacagagACAGCTGAATAAGCTGTCTCAACGCTTGTTTCAAGCACCGCAGATCACTAGGGTATCCATAACACTTTCAGAAcattaaagatttgaaagttaacaacgatgcaGTTAATAACGTGGTTAACACTCGGCCAAATAGGcaacaatacatataacacTCACTAATTACTCATGCAAACGTAGTAAACTGAAACATATCATAGTAATACATCAATAACTAAACGGATCAGTCAATCTTTACAAATTTTAGGCTtcatataagaatgttatttccTTCATTGGAGAATAGTGTAAAAGTAATATACTGGGTTAAGCGTTCAATGCATTGAGCTACAAACTAAAACACACTTCAAAAAACcttctttttaagtttttcatttttctttttcaaactgATTATAAAACAGGTCGTGTcgggtaacccaaaccaaatgtatttatagACCTTGTAACGTGGTTGTTGCATTATCGCTAGAACTGTTCATCACCTGTATGTATTTTAGGCATACAGTTCTCGATCAAGACAACGATCATCCCAATAATATAAGTATCATcaatggccgagagtgtaagatagtaaacctcgttttcgcaaaacaccctacgctcaggTCGGAATGAACATATCTAACACAcacggctatggtagatgctttttctcccacctcagttaaacaaaattaagttaaaatgtatttttactggaactcttttgtgcttagagaaaataattgcgtttggatatgcgataattcgtggttgtcatggatatgcgcgcagtgattcagattatgttaatagtcaaatcggtctttaaatagttcttaggagaatgaagcattatttcttgtaAGAAgcgtgaaaactattttatggtgacatttgaagcgagaaataattaataagcgatcaaaatattgccataaaacatggtttccatgatgctacggACGACAGTCTtaaacaagggaggtaattacaatgtggtgaccattaaaaaggagtacCATACGGGCATTTTTTCTTCGCGCATGGGCaaaataagaatttctagcatggttaaattgtTGGATCTACTTATATGAGGTGGGAGGATGCGAGTCTCTCACATACAAATGGATCACGATCTAGCAAACACTCCTTATCATTCCAATAATCCACGTATCTATATGTACCAAAAATATTCACACATTCCTCCCTCACGTCGCTTGGTTCAAATGGCGCCCAATGGTCAAAGTCCCATGGTTCACCGCTGGCCCAAACAAAAGTGCCAGCAACTGTAGAAGAACGTTTCCCTCCAATCCAGAGATACTGGCCCGGAAAAGGTCGGTTCTCGACGATGAATTGGTGTTCATCTATGCTGCGGATAGTCGCCAGATGACTACCCAAGTTTATACAGTGGTCCTCGGCATCGTTCCAGTTGACAAAATTAGTTGAGAAGTAGTAACACGACTTGTCGAAAGCGACCCACCCTTCGGGGCAAccctgaaatacaaaaacagttCGTCCACATTTAATAACcagtagtgttgggaatcggttccagtttgactatcgataatcgTTTCCACTTAAATAACAGATAATCGACAGTACAATCGTTTTTTGACAATACTTTAATTGTAGTTTAATTCTTGTAAAATAACTCGTAATTCTTAACTATTCTGATGTTTTGCCtaagttatttagtgttgttgttaCTTTCGGCCATATTGTTATGATACCAACtgaatcataataataatcatataatcatataatcCGAATGCCTAAACTCAAAgagaaaattacaaaattatttacaaaatgttaacttatcattttattataaaaatattactctgaaataaaatcaaaactgttAGATATGTTTTACCATGGGCggagaaatataaacaaacagcatttttttgagtttatgatttttttttcgaactaGCCCCAGTGGGACTTTAAGTATTATTTCAATGTCACCCGCAATTACAGTCACTTTCTTTTTATATCCCTTTCATGGACGAagtctattcatgtggattcataattgtggtAGGGGGTCCGGAGCCATGCCCcctctgattttttttaaaaacaatggtgCAATCTGTTGGATTCTAGGCGTTcagaggtgctttatttagttttggaaaatggacatttttaggAGCATGTAGTccagtacgcatactgcaactttggctgattttttttaaatatttcatttttccgAAATCATGAGGATTCAGTCGCGTACTCGCGTAAAATCTCTTAAGTGTTATGGAACACATTTGTTAGTCTCTTTGACTAAAAGTAACAATCTCACAACCAAAACAGCtcgtttataaataattattaaatgttatatgtcCATGCGCGAAAAAAAGAATCTTGTATGTCAAAAAGTAAAGTACATGTGTCTCcctgtaaatatttgtttcgagTTATGCTTTGCGGCCAAAGCTGTATAAGATATCGGCAATGTGGGGTGCATGAACAGTGCATTTACATCGTTCATCGTGCACATCGTGCTTGGAAGAATCGCCTTGAATAACGTATAAATTTCCTCATGAAAAGCAAGCTGTTAAATGGATACAAAACAAACCGCACCTTAACTTTCTGATATGTCAACCAGTTAGCGTCACTTCCGGATAACTGAAGGATGACGTCACTCAACATCTGGCATTCGGATGTGCTTCGTCCATATCGAACAGCCTCACAATTCTCCTCTCCTGAACACGCAAGAAGGCACTGCTCGCGACTCTTATCCAACTTTCCAGAGGTATAATCAAGTTGATTTCCAGATATTGTTCCAGCAACCTTTTGGTATTGCGTCATTTCCATAGCagcatacattttaaaaaacattcccAAATATAAAGCCGCTTGGATCATagtgatttttaaaatagtACAATACCCGTTATTGGTGGCTGCAACTTGTAGTCTGTGTTGAAAcgtatgtaatgtttattttaaggcAATTTGTCGTTCAACTTCAACCAGTAAATTTCCAGGAtctaaattaatgttttacatcaCGTTGTGTTCTCCCAGTTTGTACACGGCCTGTTAatgccagctccaccacttaaaACTCCAGGCTTCACAGTTCGcacaatattaaaaagaaatcgCTTCCAACCTGCAGTTTGTTCTCACACGTTACCACATTTTCCGACTTtagaaacatttaataaaaatatcaactaaaGTATAAATGAACATCGCGTGTGAAAATGCAAACATAGGGCACAtctgcaccacggaagtgtcgacagctttTTTTATGCACCACCGTTatgtggtggagctggcgtttagagatCGTGTATGTAGTGTAATTACAAAATTGCTAATCCCTTTGGTCAGAATGAATCTTTATATCAATAATGGACACAACCGAGATCTAAACACGTCTTAATGCACATTAATTGTGAAGTTGGCATTCAGTACTAATTGCTATGCTTCTTTGTGTATCGTGGGAGATTTGGAAAGGGACATCAATCTCGtaataatgaacaattaatgAAGTAGTTTCTCTAAATACTCCTTATACTCTGTTGACAACCCATGTAATGATATTCAGTTGGAGTTAAATGAATTGATCTCTAAATATAAGCTTATATCTTTGGGGAttacaaagtttcaaagtttattggcagatcggcATAAAATAGCcttaacaacataaatatgacaaaaacataaataaactataaagaGAAacggaataataataaatatacataatgtaattaaatgtgacatataaattgttaaacactTAGAAGGAAAAAGcataaataaacaaaggttAACATAAGGAGCATTACTATTGTACAAGgaaagtatttcttaaattcatGGCTTCTTTAATGTAGATTGTTATCTTAGTTTGTCTTTTGCTTAACAAAAgtcgtttaaacatatttaaatttggccATGATATATTACCTAGATATTTTAAGCGTAAGAGTCTAAATTTACTACAGCATaatacaaaatggtattcattttctataacattAGCGTTACAGCTTTTGCAAAGTCTGTTTTCTCTTGCAATACCGGTATATCTACCGATTTCGATTTCTAACTTGTGAGCAGGCAACCTCATGGAAGaaaaatgtttgcgtaaattatcattttcaattcTATCAAGATATTTTTCGTATTCagaatttgttttcaatgagCAATATGTTTCTAATTAAGTCATGCTATTTATCGATCCGCGCCAATCTTGGATACACTGGTCACGGAGTCTAGCTTTTAACACAGGAAAGTATTCGGCATTTACATCAAAATTATCAGTGAGAAAATTTAATCCTAAAtggtttataatatatttcatcttagTCGCCCAGCAAGGgccattaatattattacactGATCGAGATACATATAATTCATTGGAGAGTCaccatttttcaaaatctttaaccagaatttgattgcccTTTCCTTGCATACGATAGATTATGGTATTTCTACAAATTCACCGTATACAGCAGTTAGGAGTCTGTTTTTTGACACAaagtaaatgctttaaaaatcaaatttgcaGTTTATCaacttctttaaaattataaactccTCAGACTTCTGACCCGTATACAAGAATAGGCACAATCATGGTATTGAACAACGATAACTTGGTCTTAACATCTAATTTGACTCGATCGAACAACATCAGTAGACTATTATATGCCCTAAGGGCTTGatcatgtaaatataatgatatgttaaaaaacttaaaccaaatcatttacgCAAGAGGATGCTGAGCAAATTGTAAATAGTATTTCCgacatttttgtaaatgctCGCAAAACGACATTTGGCTTCAAAACGTTTCGTAATAGCACTGATTGCAAAACTACACAGGGATAGTTTGGTCCCAAATGCAGTAAGGCAAGAAAAAAATTCCGTAGAGCacgatatgtttataaaatcagAAAAACCGAAACAAATAGAATATTAACTTAAACGAAAGAAGtaaactgtataaaaatacaatgagtcatttcataataaacattaaaataacgaTATATTAAAATTAGGAACTCTTAAGGTCACAGAACCTCGTAAATACATGTTGTATTGGAAAATATTGGATTTGGAGACctgtctatttttttttaaaagcgttaaCTATAAGGATATACAACCGTCAAGTAACCAGTCTGGTGAACTAAATGTAAATGCGGTAACTAATGATGAAATTAATATTCTAATCACGttgaaagaaattgaaaaaataaaaaagctagTGGactagataaaataaaaaatgaacacattaaAACTAATTTTGATGCTCTTGAAGCTgttctctcacagattgaacgttctgacctttttttattttttgacttggaaCAAGCCGATTTATGCGGCAATTCATGAACACGagtgatataagaatgctgacaaaaaatcagatcgcagattttcataattatgttcaaaaatgtttaatgcatCCGAGGGATGGGGTATTAGTTGAAAATAGTATATAAAGAAGATATTACATTCAATAAGATGATTAAACAAGGCTGGTATATGACCGTCTTGTcgttaacctttaaagggaacgcacttttgtattttttcgcTCTCCAAAGGGATATTATAAAATAGTACTGTATATCATTATGGTATCAACATtagaaatgaacaaattttgCTAGCTGTTGTTTATAACTTAAAACCgaaatatattctaaataataatgaaagcaacaacaataaaaatactggtacattttaaccaaaatggttGTGCcatttaataacaaattttAACCATTACTTACAGTAAAACCATTGCTTTTAAGTATACAATAAACAGTATGGAAGCCAAGCAGAAAATCCGTAATGCAGAGTTT is from Mya arenaria isolate MELC-2E11 chromosome 9, ASM2691426v1 and encodes:
- the LOC128245952 gene encoding type-2 ice-structuring protein-like, encoding MTQYQKVAGTISGNQLDYTSGKLDKSREQCLLACSGEENCEAVRYGRSTSECQMLSDVILQLSGSDANWLTYQKVKGCPEGWVAFDKSCYYFSTNFVNWNDAEDHCINLGSHLATIRSIDEHQFIVENRPFPGQYLWIGGKRSSTVAGTFVWASGEPWDFDHWAPFEPSDVREECVNIFGTYRYVDYWNDKECLLDRDPFVCERLASSHLI